The genomic interval TCAGCAAGAAAGAGATCTGAATAAAAACCTGACCCAGAATCCGGGTTATTAAGTAATTAACCATTAAAATCAGAATTTATGAGAAATCTATTCATAGCAGGATTAATAGTATTGGCAGGGCTAACCTTTTCGTGTAAAAAGAATTACAAAGATGGGGTCTATGAAGAGCCCCAGTCGCTGATTATTGCAGGCCCTGAAGCGGTAAAAAAAGGTAATAGTGTAGACTATGCTACTTATTATATCGCTGGTCAGTATAGCTGGAGTGTGACCGGGGACGCAGCGATATCTTCCGGTCAGGGGACTTCCAAAGTGACTGTAAAGTTCGGAAATGTCAATAGTAAAGTAACAGTAACTGTAGCTGGGAAAACCGCAAGCAAAGATATTACCGTACAATAATCTGAGCCGTCCTGATACATGAAGAAACTATTTGAATTTATTTGACCTTTTAATAGCTCAAATGGATATAAGTTTACATTTTTGTTGGAATTTAGTATATAGTGCCAAATTAACTCTCCTTTACAATCAGATTAATTCCATAAAAATTGAAACAACTCAACGAAAAACCTGACGATCATAAGCTTAAAAGAGGCTTGCAAAACAGGCATATTCAATTAATAGCACTTGGTGGCGCGATAGGAACAGGCTTGTTTTTAGGAATAGGCCCTGCGGCAGTACTTGCTGGTCCCTCGGTAATTTTAGGTTATGCCGTGGCTGGTATCATTGCTTTCTTTATTATGCGCCAGCTCGGCGAAATGGTCGTAGAAGAGCCGGTATCAGGAAGCTTCAGTCATTTTGCTTATAAATATTGGGGTTCATTTGCAGGCTTTGCTTCTGGCTGGAATTACTGGGTACTTTATATTCTGGTCAGCATGTCAGAACTGACAGCAATCGGGATTTATGTCCACTTCTGGTGGCCTTCCATTCCTTTATGGTCGTCAAGTCTTTTCTTTTTTCTAACCATTAACGCACTTAACCTGACTTCAGTTAAAGTTTATGGCGAAGTAGAATTCTGGTTCTCTATTGTAAAAGTTGTGGCCATTATTGCGATGATATTTTTTGGCGTTTATCTATTGGTTAGCGGATCCGGAGGTGAACAAGCCAATATACAAAACCTCTGGAATGACGGCGGATTTTTTGCTAAGGGGCTGCTAAGCGCAGACGGAAAAGGCGGTTATCAGGGGCTGCTTTCTGCAATTGCGCTGATTATGTTTTCATTTGGCGGATTAGAACTCATTGGAATTACAGCTGCTGAAGCTGAAAATCCAGAAAAGACTATCCCTAAAGCAACAAACCAGGTTATTTACCGTATTCTTATTTTTTATGTAGGTGCACTGGTTATACTTTTCTCCTTATCTCCGTGGAAAAACATTACCACAGACAGCAGTCCGTTTGTGATGGTGTTTGAAAGCCT from Pedobacter sp. WC2423 carries:
- a CDS encoding amino acid permease, whose translation is MKQLNEKPDDHKLKRGLQNRHIQLIALGGAIGTGLFLGIGPAAVLAGPSVILGYAVAGIIAFFIMRQLGEMVVEEPVSGSFSHFAYKYWGSFAGFASGWNYWVLYILVSMSELTAIGIYVHFWWPSIPLWSSSLFFFLTINALNLTSVKVYGEVEFWFSIVKVVAIIAMIFFGVYLLVSGSGGEQANIQNLWNDGGFFAKGLLSADGKGGYQGLLSAIALIMFSFGGLELIGITAAEAENPEKTIPKATNQVIYRILIFYVGALVILFSLSPWKNITTDSSPFVMVFESLKGFQFNLLGKTFYFTSIIANVLNMIVLTAALSVYNSCVYSNSRMLFGLAEQGNAPAFLSKLNKNHVPLKAILVSGLFVAISIVINKLMPEKALGILMSLVVSSLMINWLMISITHLKFRKQKQAEQVKTKFPSFIYPLSNYICLVFLVGILVIMWITGMKLPVELIPGWLVLLYLCYLVVKRKQKQA